In Brassica napus cultivar Da-Ae chromosome C2, Da-Ae, whole genome shotgun sequence, the sequence GGCGCATCTAACGGATGGGTAGCTACTTTGAGTGGCGACGACGGAATCCTGCGTCTCCAAGATGACCTAAACCCGTATGCATCGTATACAGATCCAAAAAGCATTCCTCTGCCTCCTCTTGTGACTCTGCCATGTTGCCAAACCCAAATCGTCACCAACGTGTCAATGTCCTCATCTTCTCCAGAGGATGAAGACTGTGTTGTGGCTGTCAAGTTTTTGGGACCTCAGCTCAGTTTTTGCAGACCAGCTCAGAGTAAACCCGAATGGACCAATATCACGATCGAAAACTCATGCTTCTTCTCTTCTCGTGTTATGTTTGCAGGAACCTTATTTTACTACATTGGGAacaactgatatttgtaaagataataagaacataaatcaaaattacgATACcgaaataaaagaataaaaaagaattgcagagtcgagatggttaatctctttccttaaatctttaaacgccCCGTAGTGTGACGGTTGCATGGTGCTCAGATTCCCAGGATACAACTGCATcattgtttctgtttaccatcaccgaaaaacagaatctatcgaACCTTATGTGATGTACTctcaaatacaaaaaataaaaaataaaataacataactATGTCAAGTAGGAGAATTGTTTCTTTTCTCTAGATATTGCTGTGTGTTTTAGAATGAAAAGAGCAGTGACTATTATATAGTCCACTGACCAAACCCTACCACTACAAaaaaacagcaaggatactgaggaaaaaaatcgtcgaaatttcgtcggaataacgttattccgacgacataccgacgaaacaagtcatcggaaataattcctcggaatttattctttcctcggaaatccctcggaattttccgacggaattccgaggaaacaaatttccgaggaaattctgaggatcactagtttgtcggaaatctcctcggaatataccgagggagaacttcgtcgggatatttcctcggaagttcatcgatcgatgcgtttttggacatatatccatcgatcgatccgtttataaaaaaacgttcggaatataccgagggacatcttcctcggaatattccgaggaacatgtccctcggtacattccgaggaacatgtccctcggtatattccgaggaaaggtgtccctcggtatattccgaggaagatgtccctcggtatattccgaacgtttttttataaacagatcgatcgatggatatatgtccaaaaacgcatcgatcaatcgagtaaaaagtataattaatttcctcagaatgtaaaaaatattaatttttttaaaaaaataaaatttttgaaatttaaattcgaaaatataaaattaaaattaaaattgaaatcatattaattaatattcaaagtttcacaaataaaaataaaacattgcgagtttttggaaaaaaaaaaactacgggtctggcacatccgggaacacctcgttcgggtacatcctctgcatcatctccatcatttgctggcgaaggggaatcctgaaaatggctggaatcccgagactggctccccgtaccaccacgaccacgacgctgtcgaggtcgggtctgatcatcatgagacctgtaaattaaaaaaaatatatttaataaatacagaaatatataaattaatttttttttaaagaaaatcccaaataatagtttttaatcacaaaaaaagatttatagatagtaaaaatatttaattaatatataaaaatagttctaataaacaaaaaatagttttaataaataaaaaatagtttaataattaccaaaaatagttttaataatatatatatattaaaaatatttttaaatcccaaataatagtttttaatcacaaaaaaagttttatagatattaaaaatgttttgtaaaatccaaaaaatcgaatttatatacaaaaaagattttgtaaaatccaaaaaatcgaatttatatacaaaaatcgttttgtaaaatacaaaaatcgattttatatacaaaaatcgattttataaatacaaaaaaaaatagaaaaattataaaaaaattctaaatcaattcaacaaaacaaattattcaaccaaatcacaattctaaacctattatacaaccaaatcacaatcctaaccaatcaccctaacaaaaatctatcaaaactacacaaaaacctaacaaatagaacctaagagagtgggatagggtccttacatgatttgtgtaagagaagggggagatcgccggagatatcgtcggatttcagggggaaatcgccggagagaagagaggagtcgcgcagaggaagaagagagaaatggggaagaagaaggggctcgtggttataaaacctagggtccgacggatattatccgtcggaattctaatttcaattttcgcgaaatatttgcccggtaaaatgaaaatattccgaggaaataccgaggaactagtgtttggggtttcaaaacatcaattttttttgccgtatttcatttgttatacaattgtaatgcataccattgaggattctttgtatagatgagcataaaccatgaaataacaaatttcaaaactaattgaaagtattccctttaccgttcattaaaaggtataagtgtttctcttatgttgtgggatttcgttcatacaatcgaaaaagtgttaattatacggtaaggaacaaatttttgacttcataatgaacgtaagacacttaataagggttatataggtgttattcaaaccgcaaaacgttgttttcggtttaaaaaccctatttcctcgaaatttcctcagattattccgagggaattccgaggaaaccctttcttcctcggaattccgtcggaatattccgaggaaattctgaggaactagtgtttggggtttcaagacgtcaattttttttttgaacggatcgatcgatagagtatatcaggtgttcctcggaatttcctcgaaatattccgaggcttttccgaggaaacagggtttggggtaacaatgtgatcgatcgagaacaaaatctcgtacgtttttttataaaacggatcgatcgatgtatatatatccaaaaacgcatcgatcgatcactaagatggaccaaagcgtaacaatgtgatcgatcgattagattatcccatcgatcgatcgagaatctcaagcgttccttggaatgtcctcggaaaatcttgtaagtttttgtataaacggatcgatcgatggatatatgtcagaaaacgcatcgatcgatcactaagatggaccaaagcgtaacaatgtgatcgatcgattagattatcccatcgatcgatcgagaatctcaagcgttcctcggaatgtcctcggaaaatcttgtaaatttttgtataaacggatcgatcgatggatatatgtcagaaaatgcatcgatcgatcactaagatggaccaaagcgtaacaatgtgatcgatcgattagattatcccatcgatcgatctcaagcgttcctcggaatgtcctcggaaaatcttgtaagtttttgtataaatggatcgatcgatggatatatgtcagaaaacgcatcgatcgatcttcttggggcttggtatacactaggttcgctagtactaccatgttcttaatcagttttcccatgatgatgccaaattttgtaacttcgtgtaaacccactcaaatatagatgagtccaaacatctcactctttaataacctttctattttacaattagagcaaggacatcttaacatacctgtttttgcttccggttgtcggtgaactaaccccatgaattcggttatacctcgttggtattcttctgtaagcaatctcgtgttcggatccaaatgaggtcgatcgatccaagaacgaaaataatttgaagaagacatatttttatgaatcaaattcgtgtgtaaatagagtaagagggaggatgaagatatggagtgaatgaagaggaagaggactgcttgtatttatagtttaaatcctgccgacagaccgaggaaattccgacgaaattccgacgccaacggctagttcgtcggaatttcctcggaattttgtaaaatcccccaacggctataatatttccttggaattcatcggttttttccgaggaacacatttttcctcggaagttcctcggaatattccgacggattgatatttcctcggaattccgtcggtatattccgaggaaattctgaggaaaccaaattttgtgtttcctcggaatttcctcgggatattccgaggatttcattttccgtcggaatgtccgtcagaataccgttgttttcttgtagtgtacgtTTGCCTCCGACCAAAACGTATGGTATTCAATGTGGAGATTGAGAATTATTTTCTCATTACAACATGGACTTGCATTCATGGAGATgtttcaaatacaaaattaacTTTGCATTCATTCCATAACTCATGTTGACCATTtcaatataaaagataaattctTTTATTCTGTTGACCCATTTACTAAATTTCAAAACATGAAATTTATGTATGGTCCAAATATCTTTTCTTATACAATCAAAGTCTTAAACTTTAATGTATTTTCTCCACTTTAAATAAAAGAGGAATTAAACCTCATATTTCTAATGTGgtatattttacaaataatctaCATTAGACTTTCATTTCTCATTTAAACGAATTTCGTTTTTTGACATATGATTACACTATTTCATAGTGTCAAACATTCGGTTATTCTGACGAACGTCTTCGTCCCAAAACTTATCAATAAATGGTCCAAAACCATTTTGTCAAAAACGagttccaacaatcccccacatgaatagaaatgactctagaCACTAGACGACTCGACATACTTGACTTCCTAGACAAGATTCGACCTAAGGACTTTTGAGAGTACAAACGAAAAATCCACTGCATGATGAGTTGGTAGCAATTTTTCAGCCTTGAACCAGTCATTGTTAATAGCTATCAGATTTACTCGGCCAGGAGGTggccatgatgtcttgaacctccCGGGCTTTGGTGTAAACCTAGACAATAGCTATAACACAACTTcattctctattgtgttcattttggCCGT encodes:
- the LOC125582166 gene encoding uncharacterized protein LOC125582166, producing MSLILNRLSKLWLGKSRRSTLLLLSNGFSSSSRKKQTPPCFVVSAELCEPYEACLGKLVISEVHNDMINLEKKVHLELLYNDIFDKVVTIGASNGWVATLSGDDGILRLQDDLNPYASYTDPKSIPLPPLVTLPCCQTQIVTNVSMSSSSPEDEDCVVAVKFLGPQLSFCRPAQSKPEWTNITIENSCFFSSRVMFAGTLFYYIGNN